The following are from one region of the Quercus robur chromosome 1, dhQueRobu3.1, whole genome shotgun sequence genome:
- the LOC126712474 gene encoding uncharacterized protein LOC126712474, with amino-acid sequence MHLQGVADEIMCRAFLTTLKGPVRIWFSLLMLNSISTFKELSAQFTSHFIGEGGHRYKKSTACLMSIRQREEEMLRSYIARFNKEALLIDEADDKILVATFTNGLQKDKFLFSLYKNDLKTMLDVLYRATKYMNAEDMLLA; translated from the coding sequence atgcaccttcaaggagtagcagatgagatcatgtgtagggccttccttACAACGTTGAAGGGTCCTGTGAGAATTTGGTTTAGCCTACTGATGCTTAACTCCATCAGCACTTTCAAGGAGCTAAGTGCCCAGTTCACTTCGCACTTTATTGGGGAGGGGGGGCATAGGTATAAGAAGTCTACTGCATGCTTGATGAGTATTAGGCAGCGAGAGGAAGAGATGCTAAGATCTTACATAGCCCGCTTTAACAAGGAAGCGCTCTTGATCGATGAAGCTGACGACAAAATACTTGTAGCAACCTTCACAAATGGGTTGCAGAAggataagtttttgttttctttatacaagAACGACCTAAAAACCATGTTGGATGtactttacagggccaccaagtacatgaatgccGAAGACATGCTGCTGGCTTGA